The proteins below come from a single Oncorhynchus tshawytscha isolate Ot180627B linkage group LG22, Otsh_v2.0, whole genome shotgun sequence genomic window:
- the wdr46 gene encoding WD repeat-containing protein 46, which produces MAASSDTMLKKPHVGKKRKPPTRYWERTEEDGKNDGKKQKEGDNNEQTPQQNNTRTKKGGKRGGKRGGAGKKVISGKSDPFPGSAPVPEEKLKKFRRGVKGELPPRPQYKLRDVVIRSEAASDLAQKQNARYDLMLPEDAGFLEGDEDEDTCTISQDDIVDAVDITAGAKYFNLTLSQFGPYRLDYSKTGRHLLLGGRRGHVTCLDWQSKQLMCEMNVMETVNDVKWLHSEALFAVAQKKWLYIYDNKGIELHCIRKFNDVLRMQFLPYHFLLATASATGFLQYLDVSVGKEVVAICTKAGRLDVMAHNPHNAIIHLGHSNGTVTLWTPNQREPLVKMLCHQGGVRSVAVDKTGTYMVTSGMDKKLKVYDIRAYRPLQSYFLPAGASCLSLSQRGLLSAATGDIVQVYRDVWGIPVTKPYMAHRAKGSVWGVHFCPFEDVLGVGHGEGFTSMVVPGAGEPNFDGLDANPYRSAKQRQEWEVKALLEKIQPELIGLDPSQLSQVDHSTWEQRHEDRVQVLGFDPLAKEKFTPRLKTKGRSSSGKVEKRKKQVAHEDQRDVIRQTVEDRMKIDKERKEKEKKKAAAAGQKSALDRFRK; this is translated from the exons ATGGCGGCGTCCAGCGACACAATGTTGAAAAAACCACACGTGGGGAAAAAGAGAAAG CCTCCAACGAGATACTGGGAGCGCACAGAGGAAGATGGGAAGAATGATGGAAAGAAACAGAAAGAAGGGGACAACAATGAACAGACTCCGCAACAAAATAACACTAGGACAAAGAAAGGAGGAAAGCGAGGAGGAAAGCGAGGAGGAGCAGGAAAAAAAGTCATATCAGGG AAATCAGATCCATTCCCAGGCTCAGCACCTGTCCCTGAAGAGAAGTTGAAAAAATTCAGGAGGGGAGTGAAGGGAGAACTG ccccctcGGCCACAGTACAAGCTCAGAGATGTGGTCATTCGATCAGAGGCTGCCTCAGACCTTGCCCAGAAGCAGAATGCACGATATGACCTTATGCTCCCAGAGGATGCTGG GTTTTTGGAGGGAGACGAAGATGAGGACACATGCACCATCTCACAGGATGACATCGTTGATGCTGTGGATATTACCGCAGGGGCAAAG TACTTTAACCTGACCCTGTCTCAGTTTGGGCCTTACCGACTGGATTACAGCAAGACTGGGCG TCACCTGCTGCTTGGTGGCAGGAGAGGTCATGTGACCTGCCTGGACTGGCAGTCCAAACAGTTGATGTGTGAGATGAATGTGATGGAGACAGTCAATGATGTAAA GTGGCTCCACAGTGAGGCTTTGTTTGCAGTGGCTCAGAAGAAGTGGCTGTATATCTATGACAACAAGGGCATCGAGCTCCACTGCATCCGCAAGTTCAACGATGTTCTCCGCATGCAGTTTCTCCCCTACCACTTCCTGCTGGCTACAGCA agtGCGACAGGCTTCCTGCAGTACTTGGACGTGTCAGTGGGTAAGGAGGTGGTGGCCATCTGCACCAAGGCTGGCCGGCTGGATGTGATGGCCCATAACCCTCACAACGCCATCATCCACCTGGGCCACTCCAACGGCACTGTCACCCTCTGGACGCCAAACCAGAGAGAGCCACTTGTCAAGATGCTCTGCCACCAGGGGGGTGTGCGCTCTGTCGCCGTTGACAAGACTGGCAC GTACATGGTGACCTCTGGCATGGACAAGAAGCTGAAGGTGTATGACATCAGAGCCTACCGGCCCCTGCAATCCTACTTCCTACCTGCGGGAGCTTCCTGCCTGTCTCTGAGTCAGAGGGGTCTGCTGTCCGCCGCCACAGGAGACATAGTCCAG GTGTACAGAGATGTGTGGGGCATCCCAGTGACCAAGCCCTACATGGCCCACAGGGCAAAGGGCTCAGTTTGGGGTGTGCACTTCTGCCCCTTTGAGGACGTCCTAGGGGTGGGCCATGGAGAGGGCTTCACTAGCATGGTCGTACCAG GTGCTGGCGAGCCCAACTTTGACGGTCTGGATGCCAACCCGTACCGCAGTGCCAAGCAGAGGCAGGAGTGGGAGGTCAAAGCCCTACTAGAGAAGATCCAGCCAGAACTGATTGGCCTGGACCCTAGCCAGCTCAGCCAGGTGGACCACTCCACCTGGGAACAGAGACATGAGGACAGGGTCCAAGTACTG GGCTTTGACCCGCTGGCCAAGGAGAAGTTTACACCAAGGTTAAAGACCAAAGGTCGGAGTTCAAGTGGAAAAGTGGAAAAGCGCAAGAAGCAAGTGGCACATGAGGACCAGAGG GATGTGATCAGGCAAACGGTGGAAGACAGGATGaagatagataaagagaggaaggagaaagagaagaaaaaggCAGCAGCAGCTGGTCAGAAGTCTGCTCTGGACAGATTCAGGAAGTAA
- the b3galt4 gene encoding beta-1,3-galactosyltransferase 9: MVGRGLWVCKPRFGKRGRFGVVPALCVLIVSAALLALLFVDSIESWATSMNMNTMVEAQGGIIPPQSVPPTRPEEYLLMPSPLVCQRAKPYLIAMVTSAPANQMARQAIRDTWGGEVEVRGHRVMTLFMVGVASDPGLAKLLIEEARERGDLIQGRFWDSYSNLTLKTLSMLNWARRFCPQAHFLAKVDDDVLFNPGALLRYLNRSTVTNTYEHGDLYLGRVHLHVAPDRDPDSKHYLPRGAYPASVFPDYCSGTAYILSRSSLLKISLMAASSPLPTPLPPEDVFVGLCARAAGVLPSHCPLFSGGPAVPYGRCCYQAMVSIHHISPREMLRFWADIHSPPPCSWLGLRASLGVCKVRAMLGTFLGVDQGL; this comes from the coding sequence ATGGTGGGGCGGGGCCTGTGGGTGTGTAAGCCCCGCTTTGGTAAGCGGGGGCGGTTCGGGGTGgtgcctgctctctgtgtgctGATAGTCAGTGCTGCCCTGCTAGCTCTGCTCTTCGTGGACTCCATTGAGTCATGGGCCACCTCCATGAACATGAACACAATGGTAGAGGCGCAGGGGGGGATCATACCCCCACAAAGTGTCCCCCCAACCAGACCCGAGGAGTACCTCCTTATGCCCAGCCCTCTCGTCTGCCAGCGTGCCAAACCCTACCTCATCGCCATGGTGACCTCCGCCCCAGCCAATCAGATGGCCCGCCAGGCCATCCGGGACACGTGGGGTGGGGAGGTGGAGGTCAGGGGTCATAGGGTCATGACCTTGTTCATGGTCGGGGTGGCTTCTGACCCCGGGCTAGCCAAGCTGCTGATAGAGGAGGCCCGGGAACGAGGGGACCTGATCCAAGGGCGCTTCTGGGACTCCTACTCTAACCTGACCCTGAAGACCCTCTCCATGCTGAACTGGGCCCGACGCTTCTGCCCCCAGGCCCACTTCCTGGCCAAGGTGGACGATGACGTCCTGTTCAACCCCGGGGCCCTGCTGCGCTACCTGAACAGGAGCACCGTGACCAACACCTACGAGCATGGGGACCTGTACCTTGGCCGGGTCCACCTTCACGTGGCTCCAGACCGAGACCCAGACAGTAAGCACTACCTCCCTAGAGGGGCGTACCCTGCATCTGTCTTCCCTGACTACTGCAGTGGCACTGCCTAcatcctctctcgctcctccctgCTCAAGATCTCCTTGATGGCCGCTTCCTCACCTCTGCCCACCCCTCTGCCACCCGAGGACGtttttgtgggtctgtgtgcCCGTGCGGCTGGAGTGCTGCCCTCCCACTGCCCGCTGTTCTCTGGTGGGCCCGCAGTGCCCTATGGGCGCTGCTGCTACCAGGCCATGGTGTCCATCCACCACATCTCCCCCAGAGAGATGCTCCGGTTTTGGGCTGACATCCACTCCCCTCCCCCCTGCTCCTGGCTGGGCCTACGCGCCTCTCTGGGGGTCTGTAAAGTCCGGGCCATGCTGGGGACCTTTCTGGGGGTGGATCAGGGGCTGTGA